The following proteins are encoded in a genomic region of Cygnus olor isolate bCygOlo1 chromosome 23, bCygOlo1.pri.v2, whole genome shotgun sequence:
- the LOC121058813 gene encoding CCN family member 2-like translates to MSGSVGTVTWTLFLLLLLAPGWVEPQACTYPCQCPSQPLQCPAGTSHVLDACGCCKVCARQLGELCSLQKPCDHHKGLYCDFSKIHRGSGICLAHEGATCDLLGKIYHNGESFQPTCKLQCICMDGAIGCIPLCSDDLRLPSPECPNPRRVKFRNKCCEEWICEEGSEENRFETAMAVFREDPARKPELNNVQENCLVQTTEWSACSKSCGMGISARVTNNNPQCRLEKETRLCMVRPCDFPTEKTKKGKKCVRTPKPRQSLHFEFSGCTSTRSYRPKFCGSCTDGRCCTPYVTSTVEVEFRCPEGDFFQRKMMFIKMCSCHYDCPRDNDIFLATYHRRMIGDHVKTERQ, encoded by the exons ATGTCCGGCAGCGTGGGGACGGTGACCTGGACCctgttccttctcctcctcctcgcacCTGGCTGG GTAGAACCGCAGGCCTGCACGTACCCATGCCAGTGTCCCTCGCAGCCTCTGCAGtgccctgctggcaccagccacGTGTTGGATGCCTGCGGTTGCTGCAAGGTGTGTGCCAGGCAGCTTGGCGAGCTCTGTTCCCTTCAGAAGCCCTGTGATCATCACAAGGGACTCTACTGCGACTTCTCCAAAATCCACAGAGGCAGCGGGATCTGCTTAG ctcaCGAGGGTGCGACGTGTGACCTGCTGGGCAAGATCTACCACAACGGGGAGAGCTTCCAGCCCACCTGCAAGCTGCAGTGCATCTGCATGGACGGGGCCATCGGTTGCATCCCCCTGTGCTCTGACGACCTGCGGCTGCCGTCCCCCGAGTGCCCCAACCCGCGGCGGGTGAAGTTTCGCAACAAATGCTGCGAGGAGTGGATCTGCGAGGAGGGCAGCGAGGAAAACCGCTTCGAAACAGCCATGGCAG TTTTCAGGGAGGATCCAGCACGCAAGCCGGAGCTGAACAATGTGCAGGAGAACTGCTTGGTGCAGACCACCGAGTGGAGCGCCTGCTCCAAGAGCTGCGGCATGGGCATCTCTGCGCGGGTCACCAACAACAACCCCCAGTGCCGCCTGGAGAAGGAGACCCGGCTCTGCATGGTCCGGCCCTGCGACTTCCCCACGGAGAAGACCAAG AAGGGGAAGAAGTGCGTGCGGACCCCGAAGCCACGCCAGAGCCTCCACTTCGAGTTTTCGGGCTGCACCAGCACCCGTTCCTACCGGCCCAAGTTCTGCGGCAGCTGCACGGACGGCCGCTGCTGCACCCCGTACGTCACCAGCACCGTGGAGGTGGAGTTCCGCTGCCCCGAGGGGGACTTCTTCCAGAGGAAGATGATGTTCATCAAGATGTGCTCCTGCCACTACGACTGCCCCCGAGACAACGACATCTTCCTGGCCACGTACCACCGGAGGATGATCGGAGACCACGTCAAGACGGAGCGGCAGTAG